Proteins from one Romboutsia sp. CE17 genomic window:
- a CDS encoding ACT domain-containing protein — MRAILTVIGKDKVGIVAGISSELLNYNINIIDISQTIMEDFFTMVLMVDLSKCNQSFEVIKNGLVLKGHDLGLDVKIQREEIFNSMHTL; from the coding sequence ATGAGAGCGATTTTAACAGTAATAGGTAAGGATAAGGTTGGTATTGTAGCTGGAATTAGTTCAGAATTATTAAATTATAATATAAACATAATCGATATTAGCCAAACTATAATGGAAGATTTTTTCACAATGGTTTTGATGGTAGATTTATCCAAGTGTAATCAGTCTTTTGAAGTAATTAAAAATGGATTAGTATTAAAAGGCCATGATTTAGGCCTTGACGTTAAGATTCAAAGAGAAGAAATTTTTAATTCAATGCACACGCTTTAA
- the spoIVA gene encoding stage IV sporulation protein A has translation MMNNIYEDIAKRTQGDIYIGVVGPVRTGKSTFIRNFMEKLVLPNIENEFKRERTQDEIPQSGSGKTIMTVEPKFVPADGVEIKLRDNVSLKVRMVDCVGYIVDGALGHEEDGKQRLVSTPWSQEAMTFEKAAEIGTKKVIRDHSTIGIVVITDGSVTGIDRSSYVAPEERVINELKSLNKPFVVVLNTIDPTSESTEMLRRELEEKYEVPIVPVNVVAMDEEDIEEVMETVLYDFPLQEIRINLPQWVEGLEMNHWIKNNIIHALKESIEEIGKIRDVNKIVEGFSELEFLEDTEVDNVELGEGVITIDLSTRQELFYNVLEEKSGFKIEGDYQLLNLITRLSKVKTEYDKIESALIDAKTKGYGVVAPSLDELSLEEPEIIKQGKQYGVKLRANAPSLHIIKADVSTEVSPIVGNQNQGEEMVKYLLDGFEQNPSEIWELNMFGKSLNDLVKEQLQSKLYTMPEEIRVKIQKTLQKIINEGSMNIITILL, from the coding sequence TTGATGAATAACATATATGAAGACATAGCTAAGAGAACTCAAGGTGATATCTACATAGGTGTGGTAGGGCCTGTAAGAACAGGAAAATCTACATTTATAAGAAATTTTATGGAAAAACTTGTGTTACCTAATATAGAAAATGAGTTCAAAAGAGAAAGAACTCAAGATGAGATACCACAAAGTGGCTCAGGTAAAACTATAATGACGGTAGAACCAAAGTTTGTTCCAGCAGATGGAGTTGAAATAAAATTAAGAGATAATGTATCATTAAAAGTAAGAATGGTTGATTGTGTAGGATACATAGTTGATGGAGCATTAGGCCATGAAGAAGATGGAAAACAAAGATTAGTATCTACACCATGGTCACAAGAAGCAATGACTTTTGAAAAAGCAGCAGAAATAGGAACTAAAAAAGTTATAAGAGACCATTCAACTATAGGTATAGTAGTTATAACAGATGGTTCTGTAACAGGAATAGATAGAAGTAGTTATGTAGCTCCAGAAGAAAGAGTAATAAATGAATTGAAATCACTTAATAAACCTTTTGTAGTTGTTTTAAATACAATCGATCCAACTAGTGAATCAACAGAAATGCTAAGAAGAGAATTAGAGGAGAAATATGAAGTACCAATAGTTCCTGTAAATGTTGTAGCAATGGATGAAGAAGATATTGAAGAAGTTATGGAAACAGTTCTTTATGACTTCCCACTACAAGAAATAAGAATTAATTTGCCACAATGGGTTGAAGGATTAGAAATGAATCACTGGATTAAAAATAATATAATACATGCATTAAAAGAAAGTATAGAAGAAATAGGTAAGATAAGAGATGTTAATAAAATAGTAGAAGGTTTTTCTGAACTGGAATTTTTAGAAGATACTGAGGTTGATAATGTAGAATTGGGCGAAGGTGTTATAACAATAGATTTAAGCACAAGACAAGAATTATTCTATAATGTTTTAGAAGAAAAAAGTGGATTTAAAATTGAGGGAGATTATCAATTATTAAACTTAATAACTAGATTATCTAAGGTCAAAACAGAATATGATAAGATTGAAAGTGCATTGATTGATGCTAAAACTAAGGGATATGGTGTTGTTGCACCATCATTAGATGAATTAAGTCTAGAAGAGCCTGAAATAATAAAACAAGGAAAACAATATGGTGTTAAGCTAAGAGCGAATGCACCATCTCTACACATAATAAAGGCAGATGTATCAACAGAGGTTTCACCTATAGTAGGAAATCAAAATCAAGGTGAAGAAATGGTTAAGTACTTATTAGATGGATTTGAGCAAAACCCAAGTGAGATTTGGGAATTAAATATGTTTGGTAAATCATTAAACGATTTAGTTAAAGAACAATTACAAAGTAAGTTATATACAATGCCGGAGGAAATAAGAGTTAAGATTCAAAAAACTCTTCAAAAAATAATCAATGAAGGTAGCATGAATATAATAACTATATTATTATAG